The sequence GAGCCGACCGCCGGGCGGTACGTGGACGGATCGGCCATGTCCCCACATTAGGTCGGAGGACCGACACGCCGCGGGAAACCGGACCCGTCCGTCCCACGCGTCCCGTCCCGCACCTCGCCCCGGGCGCATGCCGCCGGAGCGGCGCCGCAGGGCGCCGCTCCGGGAACTGCTGGCGACGCGGTCAGGCCGCGGGCTGCGACCGCCGCACCGTGACGGCCGGCATGCGCGCCGCGACGGCAGAGGCGCCCCGGGCGGCCAGTCGGACGCCCCGGCGGGTGAGTGCGACGGCCGCCAGCACGCCGACCGGGACCGCGACGAAGTCGAACGCGTCGGACACGAGGTCCTTGGTCACGACGAGCAGCGAGACCCCGAGCAACAAGACCAGCACGGTGGCCGAGAGGACGCCCGAACCCGGCCTGCCTTTCCCCTGCCACGGTTGGCCGCAGTGGGCCATGTCCGGGTCGCAGTCAGGTGTGAGTGCACTCATCGTGACCTCCTTGCAGCAACACAGGGGGAATCCCGGTGATGTCGGTCACACGGACTGTACGCCGGATGCGACTTATCTCACAAGACGACGGGCGTGATCGCCCCGTGTCCTCCCCGGGGCTGGGCCGGTGCCTGTGCCGGTCACCTCATGTCGACGGCCCGCGCTCCCCGGAGGGGGCGCGGGCCGTCGTCCGACGCCGGTCGGTCAGCTGGCCTTCTTGCGCGCCCGCTTCTTCACCGGGCCGGCGCCGGCCGTGGCGATCGCGTCGGGGTGGAGCAGCGGCACCAGGTAGCGCCCGGTGTGGCTCTCCGGCACCGAGGCGACGAACTCCGGCGAGCCCTCGGCGACGACCGTGCCACCGCGGAACCCGCCTTCGGGACCCATGTCGATGAGCCAGTCGGCGCTCTTGATGACGTCGAGGTTGTGCTCGATGACGATCACCGAGTTCCCCTTGTCGACCAGTCCCTGCAGCACGAGCAGCAGCTTCCGGATGTCCTCGAAGTGCAGGCCGGTGGTCGGCTCGTCGAGCACGTAGATGCTGCGCCCGTTGGACCGCTTCTGCAGCTCGCTGGCGAGCTTCACCCGCTGGGCCTCACCGCCGGACAGCGTCGTCGCCGGCTGGCCCAGGCGGACGTACCCGAGCCCGACGTCGGTGAGCGTGCGCAGGTACCGGGCGATCGCCGGGATGGCGGCGAAGAAGTCCGCCGCCTCCTCGATCGGCATGTCGAGGACCTCGGCCACCGTCTTGCCCTTGTAGTGCACCTCGAGGGTCTCCCGGTTGAACCGGGCGCCCTTGCAGACCTCGCAAGGGACGTAGACGTCGGGGAGGAAGTTCATCTCGATCTTGAGCGTGCCGTCGCCGGAGCACGCCTCGCAGCGACCGCCCTTCACGTTGAAGGAGAACCGGCCCGGCAGGTAGCCGCGGACCTTGGCCTCCGAGGTCTGGGCGAAGAGCTTGCGGACGTGGTCCCAGACACCGGTGTACGTGGCCGGGTTCGAGCGCGGCGTACGGCCGATCGGCGACTGGTCGACGTGCACGACCTTGTCCAGGTGCTCCAGCCCGGTGATCGTCCGGTGCCGGCCGGGCACCATGCGCGCCCGGTTCAGCTCGTTGGCCAGGACGGTGTACAGGATGTCGTTGACCAGGCTGGACTTGCCGGACCCGGAGACGCCGGTGACGCCCACCAGGCAACCGAGCGGAAAGGTCACGTCGACGCCCTTGAGGTTGTTCTCGCGGGCGCCCTTGACCACGAGCTGCCGCGCCGGATCGGGCTGCCGCCGGACCTCGGGCACGGTGATCGACCTCCGGCCGGACAGGTACTGCCCGGTCAGCGACCGCTCGCTCGCCAGCAGGTCGGCGACCGTGCCGCTGACGACGACCTCGCCGCCGTGCTCGCCGGCACCGGGACCGATGTCGACGACCCAGTCGGCCACCTTGATCGTGTCCTCGTCGTGCTCGACGACGATGAGCGTGTTGCCCATGTCGCGCAGCCGCAGGAGGGTCTCGATCAGCCGGGTGTTGTCCCGCTGGTGGAGACCGATCGAGGGCTCGTCGAGCACGTAGAGGACCCCGACGAGGCCGGAGCCGATCTGGGTGGCCAGCCGGATCCGCTGGGCCTCGCCGCCGGCCAGGGTGGCCGCCGGGCGGTCGAGCGACAGGTAGTCGAGGCCGACGTCGACGAGGAAGGACAGCCGCGCCTGGATCTCGCGGAGCACCCGGTCGGCGATCGCCTTCTCCCGCTCGCCGAGCTCCAGCGCCCCCAGCCACTGGGACGCCTCGCCGATGGAGAGGTTGGTGACCTCCGCGATCGACCGGCCGCTGAGCTTGACCGCGAGGATCTCGGGCTTCAGCCGGGTGCCGTGGCAGACCGGACAGGGCACGTCGCGCATGTAGCCCTCGTACTTGTCCCGCATGTACTCGCTGTCGGTGTCGTCGTGGCGCCGCTCCAGGAACGGCAGCACGCCCTCGAACGCGGCGTAGTAGCTGCGCTCGCGGCCGTAGCGGTTCTTGTAGCGGACGTGCACCTGGTCCGGCGAGCCGTGCAGGATCGCCTTCTGCACCTTGGCCGGCAGCCGCTCCCACGGGTCGTCCATGGAGAAGCCGATCTGCTGGGACAGGCCGGTGAGCAGCCGGGTGAAGTACTCGTTGCTCATCGAGCTGGCCCACGGCGCGATGGCGCCCTGGTTGAGGCTCTTCCCCGGGTCGGGGACGACGAGCTCCGGGTCGACCTCCTTGCGGGTGCCGATGCCGGTGCACTCGCCGCAGGCGCCGAAGGGCGAGTTGAAGGAGAACGAGCGCGGCTCCAACGCCTCGAACGACAACCCGTCGTCGACGCAGGCGAGGTGCTCGGAGAAGGTGCGCTCCCGCTCCGGGTC is a genomic window of Blastococcus sp. HT6-30 containing:
- the uvrA gene encoding excinuclease ABC subunit UvrA — protein: MDRLVVRGAREHNLKDVHIDLPRDALIVFTGLSGSGKSSLAFDTIFAEGQRRYVESLSAYARQFLGQMDKPDVDFIEGLSPAVSIDQKSTNRNPRSTVGTITEVYDYLRLLYARAGQPHCPNCGKPISRQTPQQIVDQVLAMVEGTRFQVLAPVVRARKGEYVDLFSSLQTQGFSRVRVDGTVHPLTEPPTLKKQEKHSIEVIVDRLTVKESAKRRLTDSVETALGLAGGLVVLDFVDLPEDDPERERTFSEHLACVDDGLSFEALEPRSFSFNSPFGACGECTGIGTRKEVDPELVVPDPGKSLNQGAIAPWASSMSNEYFTRLLTGLSQQIGFSMDDPWERLPAKVQKAILHGSPDQVHVRYKNRYGRERSYYAAFEGVLPFLERRHDDTDSEYMRDKYEGYMRDVPCPVCHGTRLKPEILAVKLSGRSIAEVTNLSIGEASQWLGALELGEREKAIADRVLREIQARLSFLVDVGLDYLSLDRPAATLAGGEAQRIRLATQIGSGLVGVLYVLDEPSIGLHQRDNTRLIETLLRLRDMGNTLIVVEHDEDTIKVADWVVDIGPGAGEHGGEVVVSGTVADLLASERSLTGQYLSGRRSITVPEVRRQPDPARQLVVKGARENNLKGVDVTFPLGCLVGVTGVSGSGKSSLVNDILYTVLANELNRARMVPGRHRTITGLEHLDKVVHVDQSPIGRTPRSNPATYTGVWDHVRKLFAQTSEAKVRGYLPGRFSFNVKGGRCEACSGDGTLKIEMNFLPDVYVPCEVCKGARFNRETLEVHYKGKTVAEVLDMPIEEAADFFAAIPAIARYLRTLTDVGLGYVRLGQPATTLSGGEAQRVKLASELQKRSNGRSIYVLDEPTTGLHFEDIRKLLLVLQGLVDKGNSVIVIEHNLDVIKSADWLIDMGPEGGFRGGTVVAEGSPEFVASVPESHTGRYLVPLLHPDAIATAGAGPVKKRARKKAS